From a single Ornithorhynchus anatinus isolate Pmale09 chromosome 4, mOrnAna1.pri.v4, whole genome shotgun sequence genomic region:
- the ZHX1 gene encoding LOW QUALITY PROTEIN: zinc fingers and homeoboxes protein 1 (The sequence of the model RefSeq protein was modified relative to this genomic sequence to represent the inferred CDS: deleted 1 base in 1 codon), whose product MASRRKSTPPCMVLASQQVASLETVAESDEGPPLLAPAETSPTVSPASAEDARGRADDGPTKRVEGGYECKYCTFQTPDLNLFTFHVDSEHPNVVLNSSYVCTECNFLTKRYDALSDHNLKHHPGEENFKLIMVKGNNQTIFEQTVNDLTFDGSFVREEAEAARAEPPEPPSPPGISISKTPIMKMMKTRAETKRIAVFHSPAGEPGEEREREADRSPASSDSGSAPGGAPPDPPAAPVLRPGFAQVIATVSAPQNPGLLPKVLIPVSSIPAYNASLDANPLLLSTYNRFPYPTGSEITVLSAQARHTEEQIKIWFSAQRLKHGVSWTPEEVEEARQKQFNGAVHTVPQTITVIPAHLSPAGNGLPSILQTCQIVGQPGLVLTQVAGAAPIALTVAGVPAQPQAQKSRARATPPPPPPGDGQPAAAPAPPQPRDPRPEAAAPPDAAGVRAKKTKEQLAELKVSYLRGQFPSDAEIARLMGVTGLTKGEIKKWFSDTRYNQRNAKGHQGGPPGGGAIVIDSGDETAEPPPAGGGPRLRGARGPAPDLPPPPPKAREKTAGQAGAPGAGPVPSDGEPDGPGARAGPPHRDADARFAPRRRPGASGREDRGEEEEEEEEDDDDDDEEGQEEEEEDDDDDEAGPGGCRDGAGGGGAAPGEEAGGPRWSAANKAGKKSPEQLHLLKSAFVRTQWPSAEEYDGLARESGLARTDIVSWFGDTRYAWKNGNLKWYFHYHHHRHHHRPHHGPGPDRPNGQPPARRRGRGRPKGRGRGRPRGRPRGGAEADPGGRDRGASLLRFKTGPAVLRDYYVKRGFLDEQDLDDLVARSHMGYGQVRDWFAERQRRAEAGLALFEGDGAGERPAGDRGGAGEEEEEERDEEEEDEDEEEETDDSDTWEPPRHVRRKLARAGD is encoded by the exons ATGGCAAGTAGACGAAAGTCAACTCCCCCTTGCATGGTCCTTGCCAGCCAACAAGTGGCCAGCCTAGAAACGGTAGCCGAATCTGACGAAGGTCCCCCTCTACTTGCCCCCGCAGAGACCAGCCCCACGGTGAGCCCGGCGAGCGCGGAAGacgcccggggccgggcggacgACGGGCCGACCAAGAGAGTGGAAGGCGGCTACGAGTGCAAATACTGCACCTTCCAGACGCCCGACCTGAACCTGTTCACCTTCCACGTGGATTCGGAGCACCCCAACGTCGTGCTGAACTCCTCCTACGTCTGCACGGAGTGCAACTTCCTCACCAAGCGCTACGACGCCCTCTCGGACCACAACCTGAAGCACCACCCGGGCGAGGAGAACTTCAAGCTGATCATGGTGAAGGGCAACAACCAGACGATCTTCGAGCAGACCGTCAACGACCTGACCTTCGACGGCAGCTTCGtgagggaggaggcggaggcggcccgggccgagcccccggagcccccgtccccgccgggcATCTCCATCAGCAAGACCCCCATCATGAAGATGATGAAGACCAGGGCGGAGACGAAGCGGATCGCCGTCTTCCACAGCCCGGCCGGAGAGCCCGGcgaggagagggagcgggaggcggACCGGAGCCCGGCCTCGTCGGACTCCGGCTCGGCCCCGGGCGGCGCCCCGCCggaccccccggccgccccggtcCTCCGGCCCGGGTTCGCCCAGGTGATAGCCACCGTCTCCGCCCCGCAGAACCCCGGCCTGCTCCCCAAGGTCCTCATCCCCGTCAGCAGCATCCCGGCCTACAACGCCTCCCTGGACGCCAACCCCCTGCTGCTGAGCACCTACAACCGCTTCCCCTACCCGACCGGCTCGGAGATCACCGTCCTGTCGGCCCAGGCCCGGCACACGGAGGAGCAGATCAAGATCTGGTTCTCCGCTCAGCGGCTGAAGCACGGCGTCAGCTGGACCcccgaggaggtggaggaggccagGCAGAAGCAGTTCAACGGCGCGGTGCACACGGTGCCCCAGACCATCACGGTCATCCCCGCCCACCTGTCCCCGGCGGGCAACGGCCTGCCCTCCATCCTGCAGACCTGCCAGATCGTCGGCCAGCCGGGCCTGGTCCTCACCCAGGTGGCCGGGGCCGCCCCCATCGCCCTGACGGTGGCCGGGGTCCCCGCCCAGCCTCAGGCGCAGAAGAGCCGGGCTCGCgccaccccgccgcccccgccgccgggcgaCGGccagcccgccgccgccccggcgcccccccagccccgggacccccggcccgagGCGGCGGCGCCCCCCGACGCGGCGGGCGTCCGGGCCAAGAAGACCAAAGAGCAGCTGGCGGAGCTGAAGGTCAGCTACCTGCGGGGCCAGTTCCCGTCCGACGCGGAGATCGCCCGGCTCATGGGCGTCACCGGCCTGACCAAAGGGGAGATCAAGAAGTGGTTCAGCGACACCCGCTACAACCAGCGGAACGCCAAGGGCCATCAGGGCGGCCCCCCCGGCGGCGGCGCCATCGTCATCGACTCCGGCGACGAGACGGCCGAGCCGCCGCCCGCCGGCGGGGGCCCGCGCCTGCGGGGGGCCCGCGGGCCCGCCCCCGacttgccgccgccgccgccgaaggCCCGGGAGAAGACGGCCGGGCAggcgggggcccccggggccggccccgtcCCGTCCGACGGAGAGCCCgacgggccgggggcccgggccgggcccccgcacCGGGACGCGGACGCCCGGTTCGCcccgaggaggaggccgggggcctCCGGGCGGGAGgaccggggagaggaggaggaggaggaggaagaggacgacgacgacgacgatgaggaggggcaggaggaggaggaggaggacgacgacgacgacgaggcggGACCCGGCGGTTGTCgagacggggccgggggaggaggggcggcccccggggaggaggcgggcggacCCAGGTGGAGCGCGGCGAACAAGGCGGGCAAAAAGTCCCCCGAGCAGCTGCACCTCCTGAAGAGCGCCTTCGTGCGCACCCAGTGGCCCTCGGCGGAGGAGTACGACGGGCTGGCCCGGGAGAGCGGGCTGGCCCGCACGGACATCGTCAGCTGGTTCGGCGACACCCGCTACGCCTGGAAGAACGGCAACCTCAAGTGGTACTTCCACTATCACCACCACCGCCACCACCACCGCCCCCACCACGGGCCCGGCCCCGACAGGCCCAACGGACAGCCCCCGGCCAGGAGGAGGGGCCGCGGGAGGCccaagggcaggggccggggcaggccgcgggggcggccccgggggggggcggaggcggac CCCGGCGGCCGCGACCGGGGGGCCTCGCTCCTCAGGTTCAAGACGGGCCCGGCGGTCCTGCGGGACTACTACGTGAAGCGCGGCTTCCTCGACGAGCAGGACCTGGACGACCTGGTGGCCCGCTCCCACATGGGCTACGGGCAGGTGCGGGACTGGTTCGCCGAGAGGCAGCGGCGGGCCGAGGCGGGGCTGGCGCTCTTCGAGGGGGACGGCGCCGGCGAGCGGCCCGCCGGcgaccggggcggggcgggggaggaggaggaggaggagcgggacgaggaggaggaggacgaggacgaggaggaggagacggacgacAGCGACACCTGGGAGCCCCCCCGCCACGTTCGGCGTAAGCTCGCCAGGGCCGGGGATTGA